In Zobellia roscoffensis, the following are encoded in one genomic region:
- the scpA gene encoding methylmalonyl-CoA mutase: MRKDFQHIAFNKTATQPDTLLNEVDFEHLNFAAGRPPFLRGPYSTMYVQRPWTIRQYAGFSTAEESNAFYRRNLKAGQKGLSIAFDLATHRGYDSDHDRVVGDVGKAGVAIDTVEDMKILFDGIPLNEMSVSMTMNGAVLPIMAFYIVAAEEQGVSLNQLTGTIQNDILKEFMVRNTYIYPPAPSMAIISDIFRYTSEYMSKFNSISISGYHMHEAGATAELELAYTLADGLEYIRTGLKAGLDIDSFAPRLSFFWGIGMDHFTEIAKLRAGRLLWAKLVKQFNPKNNKSMSLRTHCQTSGWSLTAQDPFNNVARTTIEALSAVLGGTQSLHTNALDEAIALPTDFSARIARNTQLFLKEETKITKTVDPWAGSFYVEQLTEDLVHKAWKLIEEIEEMGGMTKAIEAGIPKMRIEETAAKKQARIDSGQDTIVGVNKYQTEDDDGLQILEVDNNAVRKTQLARLQQVKHERNEKNVAQALQELTAAAHQKMTTSKEVTSDENLLALAVEAARHRATLGEISSALETVFGRYRATIQSISGVYSKEIKEDESFKKASKLSDLFAEQEGRRPRILVAKMGQDGHDRGAKVIATGYADLGFDVDIGPLFQTPAEVAKQAVENDVHILGISSLAGGHKTLVPEVISELKNYGRDDIMVVVGGVIPKPDYPYLFDRGAIAIFGPGTKITEAAILILDILLDAE, encoded by the coding sequence ATGAGAAAAGACTTTCAACATATTGCCTTTAATAAAACGGCTACACAGCCGGACACCTTGCTAAATGAGGTGGATTTTGAGCACCTGAACTTTGCTGCCGGAAGACCTCCTTTTTTACGTGGCCCGTACAGTACTATGTATGTACAACGCCCGTGGACCATAAGACAATATGCGGGATTCTCTACCGCAGAAGAGAGCAATGCCTTTTACAGAAGAAACCTAAAAGCAGGTCAAAAAGGACTTTCCATTGCTTTTGACTTGGCAACACACCGTGGGTATGATAGTGACCATGACCGTGTGGTGGGCGATGTAGGCAAAGCTGGTGTGGCCATAGACACGGTAGAGGACATGAAGATTCTCTTTGATGGTATTCCGTTGAATGAGATGTCCGTTTCCATGACTATGAACGGGGCCGTGCTTCCTATTATGGCTTTTTATATTGTTGCCGCAGAGGAACAAGGGGTTTCTTTAAACCAACTGACCGGAACCATTCAGAATGATATTCTAAAGGAATTTATGGTGCGTAATACCTATATCTACCCGCCTGCGCCTTCCATGGCCATCATCTCGGATATTTTTAGGTACACCAGCGAATATATGTCCAAATTCAATAGCATCAGCATTTCCGGCTATCATATGCACGAGGCAGGCGCCACGGCAGAACTGGAATTGGCATACACCTTAGCAGACGGACTGGAATACATTCGTACAGGTCTAAAAGCGGGACTTGACATTGATAGTTTCGCACCTAGGCTTTCTTTCTTTTGGGGTATTGGCATGGACCATTTTACGGAAATTGCCAAACTTAGGGCAGGACGTCTTTTATGGGCAAAGCTGGTAAAACAGTTCAACCCAAAGAACAACAAATCCATGTCGCTCCGTACGCACTGCCAGACCAGTGGGTGGAGCCTTACGGCACAGGACCCGTTCAATAATGTGGCACGCACTACTATTGAAGCCCTATCCGCCGTATTGGGAGGTACCCAAAGTTTACACACCAATGCGTTAGATGAAGCTATTGCTTTACCTACTGATTTTTCCGCCCGTATTGCGCGTAATACCCAACTATTCCTGAAAGAAGAAACAAAAATCACAAAAACGGTAGACCCTTGGGCAGGCAGTTTTTATGTAGAACAACTAACGGAAGATTTGGTTCATAAAGCATGGAAACTCATTGAAGAGATTGAAGAAATGGGCGGTATGACCAAAGCTATTGAAGCGGGCATACCCAAAATGCGCATTGAAGAAACGGCAGCAAAAAAACAGGCGCGGATAGATAGCGGTCAAGACACCATTGTTGGCGTAAACAAATACCAAACAGAAGACGATGATGGCCTTCAAATTCTGGAGGTCGATAACAATGCTGTACGTAAAACTCAACTAGCCCGTCTTCAACAGGTAAAACACGAGCGCAACGAAAAAAACGTAGCGCAAGCACTCCAAGAACTTACCGCTGCCGCACATCAAAAAATGACGACATCAAAAGAAGTTACTTCAGATGAAAATTTATTAGCTTTAGCAGTAGAAGCCGCTAGACACCGTGCTACTTTAGGCGAAATAAGTAGCGCCCTAGAAACGGTTTTTGGCAGGTACAGAGCAACTATTCAATCTATTTCAGGGGTGTATTCAAAAGAAATAAAAGAAGACGAGAGTTTTAAAAAGGCATCTAAGCTTTCAGACCTGTTCGCCGAACAGGAAGGCAGGCGTCCTCGTATTTTAGTTGCAAAAATGGGGCAAGATGGGCATGACCGTGGAGCAAAAGTAATTGCAACGGGCTATGCGGATTTAGGTTTTGATGTAGATATAGGCCCACTCTTTCAAACTCCGGCAGAAGTAGCTAAACAAGCCGTAGAAAATGATGTACACATTCTGGGCATTTCTTCTTTAGCAGGCGGACATAAGACTTTGGTTCCCGAAGTTATTTCAGAATTAAAAAATTACGGCCGTGATGATATTATGGTAGTCGTGGGTGGTGTCATTCCCAAACCGGACTATCCCTATTTATTTGACCGTGGCGCCATTGCCATATTTGGTCCAGGCACAAAAATTACAGAAGCTGCTATTCTTATTCTAGACATTTTATTGGACGCAGAATAA